A single Vicinamibacterales bacterium DNA region contains:
- a CDS encoding DUF697 domain-containing protein has translation MSRATDAKSILNKYALASGGAGLITAPFLGMAALTGLHFALIKELSALYGVEFSKESSRGILLALGAAFLPGWMGYGLQRTILQRLPAMTSLVGWVAMAGFSAAVTYGLGKTLIEHFESGGTLADFDVKRLHDAVRHAFGTTHPSTPKSLAS, from the coding sequence ATGTCGCGCGCCACCGACGCCAAGTCGATTCTCAACAAATATGCACTCGCCTCCGGCGGCGCTGGCCTGATCACGGCGCCGTTCCTGGGCATGGCCGCGCTGACGGGCCTGCATTTCGCCCTCATCAAGGAACTGTCGGCGCTCTACGGCGTGGAATTCTCGAAGGAGAGTTCGCGCGGCATCCTGCTCGCCCTCGGCGCGGCGTTTCTCCCCGGATGGATGGGATACGGCCTGCAGCGGACGATTCTCCAGAGGTTGCCGGCCATGACCTCGCTGGTCGGCTGGGTCGCGATGGCGGGGTTTTCAGCCGCGGTGACCTACGGCCTCGGCAAGACCCTGATCGAACATTTCGAATCCGGCGGAACGCTGGCGGACTTCGACGTCAAGCGCTTGCACGACGCGGTGCGCCACGCCTTCGGAACCACCCATCCGTCCACCCCGAAGAGCCTGGCCTCGTAG
- a CDS encoding PQQ-binding-like beta-propeller repeat protein, whose amino-acid sequence MPRLLAVTTLLLVLGVSPAAQRALPGGPLALRDFTLQFDASGTFVLSGAGWPSMGGTWTASGNEVTLQMAAGPDGCTGPGRYTFALNGANLTLAVVADDCVPRRMILDRNVWMPPGTVAPKAERRIVRTAGSATRLPSPAPATGSWPSFRGPVASGIAEGQHLPDRWNPATGDGVLWRAPIPGLAHSSPVVWGDLVFVTSAVSSRKDATFKPGLYGDGDASEDRSPQRWMLYAVDKKTGKIRWERTAAQGEPLNVRHIKSTYASASPATDGRIVVAWFGSQGVYAYDLAGNLRWKVDIGRVNMGAYDIPSYEWGPASSPIIWNGLVIIQCDTQADSFVLALNAETGETVWKTERDELPSWGTPTVVTTPAGPELVTNASNFVRGYDPTTGRELWKLGGSSKITAPTPIFSDGLHIVASGRAPERPVFAVKPGARGDLTLPKGEDHSAQVAWSKTGRGSYMPTPLAYRGILYVLANNGVFDTYDPVTGKEIYRQRLPLVGSGYSASPVAADGKIYLSNEDGEMLLVEAGPAFKLIGTNSMGESLMATPALSEGVMYIRAMSTLFAIGKR is encoded by the coding sequence GTGCCACGCCTCCTGGCAGTCACTACCCTCCTCCTCGTCCTGGGCGTTTCTCCGGCCGCACAACGCGCGCTGCCGGGCGGTCCATTGGCCCTCAGAGATTTCACGCTCCAGTTCGATGCGTCGGGCACCTTTGTCCTGTCGGGCGCGGGTTGGCCGTCGATGGGCGGGACCTGGACCGCATCAGGGAACGAGGTCACGTTGCAGATGGCCGCCGGCCCCGACGGCTGCACGGGCCCCGGCCGCTACACCTTTGCGTTGAACGGCGCCAACCTCACCCTCGCCGTTGTCGCCGACGACTGCGTGCCTCGCCGGATGATTCTTGACCGCAACGTCTGGATGCCACCCGGCACGGTGGCACCAAAGGCCGAGCGCCGCATCGTGCGGACCGCGGGATCGGCGACGCGCCTGCCCAGCCCGGCACCAGCGACCGGCAGCTGGCCGTCGTTCCGCGGGCCGGTCGCCTCGGGCATTGCCGAGGGCCAGCACCTGCCCGATCGCTGGAACCCGGCCACCGGGGACGGCGTGTTGTGGCGCGCGCCCATCCCCGGCCTCGCGCACTCGAGTCCTGTCGTCTGGGGCGATCTCGTGTTCGTCACCAGCGCCGTCAGCAGCCGCAAGGACGCGACGTTCAAGCCCGGCCTCTACGGTGACGGCGACGCCTCCGAGGATCGGTCGCCGCAGCGGTGGATGCTCTACGCGGTCGACAAGAAGACCGGCAAGATCCGCTGGGAACGGACGGCCGCTCAGGGCGAGCCTCTGAACGTGCGCCACATAAAGTCCACCTATGCCAGCGCCTCGCCCGCCACGGATGGCCGCATCGTCGTCGCGTGGTTTGGTTCGCAAGGCGTGTATGCCTACGACCTGGCCGGGAACCTGCGGTGGAAGGTGGACATCGGCCGCGTCAACATGGGCGCCTACGACATTCCCAGCTACGAGTGGGGGCCGGCGAGTTCGCCCATCATCTGGAACGGCCTCGTGATCATCCAGTGCGACACGCAGGCGGACTCGTTCGTGCTGGCACTCAACGCCGAGACCGGCGAGACGGTGTGGAAGACGGAACGCGACGAGCTGCCGTCGTGGGGAACGCCCACCGTGGTGACGACGCCGGCCGGTCCGGAACTGGTGACCAACGCCTCGAACTTCGTGCGCGGTTACGACCCGACGACCGGCCGCGAACTCTGGAAGCTCGGTGGCAGCTCGAAGATCACGGCGCCGACACCGATCTTCAGCGACGGCCTGCACATCGTGGCCAGTGGCCGCGCGCCGGAACGTCCCGTGTTCGCGGTGAAGCCGGGCGCCCGCGGCGACCTCACCCTGCCGAAGGGCGAGGACCACAGTGCCCAGGTGGCATGGAGCAAGACCGGCCGCGGCTCGTACATGCCGACACCGCTCGCCTATCGCGGCATCCTCTATGTGCTCGCCAACAACGGCGTGTTCGACACCTACGATCCGGTGACCGGCAAGGAGATCTACCGCCAGCGGCTGCCGCTCGTCGGCAGCGGCTACAGCGCGTCACCGGTCGCGGCGGATGGGAAGATCTACCTCTCGAACGAGGACGGGGAGATGCTGCTGGTGGAAGCGGGACCGGCCTTCAAGCTGATTGGCACCAACTCGATGGGCGAGTCGCTGATGGCGACGCCGGCACTGTCGGAAGGCGTGATGTACATCCGCGCCATGTCCACGCTGTTTGCCATCGGGAAGCGCTGA
- a CDS encoding carboxypeptidase regulatory-like domain-containing protein has translation MKLRIWNWVFAMVLVATAASAQQGTSELRGRVIDEQGAVLPGVTVTVTNQATGMYRETVSGADGSFIASGLVPGTYRATAELQGFKKFDRQDLRLEVGKTTSIDVTMSVGGLEETVNVTAVSPIVDLTSKELGGNITSDTLVKLPSVNGNFIGFVGLLPGIVPSVSTESFGSDSISVNGQDPRNNNYMLDGGNNNDDVIGQRAGTQARTPIEAIQEFQVITGQYDAQYGRTSGAVVNAVTKAGTNDFRGVAFGFLQDTKLTTNHFFAKQNNLPKPETKYERWGGTFGGPIVKNKIHFFASLERFSIDRPNAINIPARPEYNGTQLTQDRVWNTIIRGDHQINNSATYSVRWLREQSPQVNQIIATGTQAAAPSAAREESDVDQTVSGNLNVVLSNTKVSTFRVTWTRENVAFANNCFNTNGRDLSKCPVTLGYQDYIDQQDNTSSARVNDGIQVEETLAWFIPGKGGDHDVKFGAQYSYSTAYNTNQGNLNGTFSFGRSNVPFNPAVPSTYPDRLSIRVGGPNVFYQKAHYISGFAQDKWRLGNNVTLNLGARYDVELIPFADEDDDPLTDKHPVDSNNIAPRLGFTYDIGGKSVVRIGVGRFFDKTHFEVIGGLYTGTPFTGSFLVNFPTAAADNGPRNGQLPTDPFLVNGPVLNRTLLNQLYPGGQRLRNTGATWDNPDRRTPYTDEVSIGYERQLREELSVSVDYVYSRGRDLLMAKVLNPQVRSNPTVAASTLTRVPNTQLVAAVADLATKYPGFAPFTTNVIQYQNTGELDYNALMLQVKKRFSNNYSAQVSYTLAKSNGNTSGNGAPQSGFQLRDDMRLELNEGPTDFDNRHNFTVSGTALIPRTGGLNVSWVARAISGRPFSLVNQNVDSDLNGLLTEPLPVAEYKGNGNNAYTVSNYKAERNGAYGPGFFGLDMRLGYGFRVQGRRRLEISADLFNLTNRTNFANPNGNQASTNFLLLTAYSTSYSPRKVQIGARLEF, from the coding sequence ATGAAATTACGGATTTGGAATTGGGTGTTCGCCATGGTGCTGGTCGCGACGGCGGCGTCGGCACAGCAGGGCACCTCTGAACTGCGCGGTCGCGTCATCGACGAGCAGGGTGCGGTCCTCCCCGGCGTCACCGTGACCGTCACCAACCAGGCCACCGGCATGTACCGCGAAACGGTATCCGGCGCCGACGGTTCGTTCATCGCCAGCGGCCTCGTGCCCGGCACCTACCGCGCCACCGCGGAGCTGCAGGGCTTCAAGAAGTTCGACCGGCAGGATCTGCGCCTCGAAGTCGGCAAGACCACCAGCATCGACGTCACCATGTCGGTGGGCGGGCTCGAAGAGACCGTCAACGTCACCGCCGTCTCGCCGATCGTCGACCTGACGTCGAAAGAACTGGGCGGCAACATCACCAGCGACACGCTCGTGAAGCTGCCCAGCGTGAACGGCAACTTCATCGGCTTCGTCGGGCTGCTGCCCGGCATCGTGCCGTCGGTCAGCACCGAGTCGTTCGGCAGCGACTCGATCTCGGTCAACGGCCAGGACCCCCGCAACAACAACTACATGCTCGACGGCGGCAACAACAACGACGACGTGATCGGGCAGCGCGCGGGCACGCAGGCGCGCACGCCGATCGAGGCGATCCAGGAGTTCCAGGTGATCACCGGCCAGTACGACGCGCAGTACGGCCGCACCTCGGGCGCCGTCGTCAACGCCGTGACCAAGGCCGGCACCAACGACTTCCGCGGCGTCGCCTTCGGGTTCCTGCAGGACACCAAGCTGACGACCAACCATTTCTTTGCGAAGCAGAACAACCTGCCCAAACCGGAGACGAAGTACGAGCGGTGGGGCGGCACGTTCGGCGGGCCGATCGTGAAGAACAAGATCCACTTCTTCGCCAGTCTGGAACGTTTCTCGATCGATCGGCCGAACGCGATCAACATCCCGGCGCGGCCCGAGTACAACGGCACCCAGCTCACGCAGGACCGCGTGTGGAACACCATCATCCGCGGCGACCACCAGATCAACAACAGCGCGACCTATAGCGTGCGTTGGCTCCGCGAGCAATCGCCGCAGGTCAATCAGATTATCGCGACCGGCACACAGGCCGCCGCCCCGTCCGCGGCGCGCGAGGAGTCGGACGTCGACCAGACCGTGTCGGGGAATCTCAACGTAGTGCTGTCGAACACCAAGGTCAGCACCTTCCGCGTCACCTGGACCCGTGAGAACGTGGCGTTTGCCAACAACTGCTTCAACACCAACGGTCGTGACCTGTCGAAGTGTCCGGTGACGCTGGGCTACCAGGACTACATCGACCAGCAGGACAACACCTCGTCGGCACGCGTCAACGACGGCATCCAGGTCGAAGAGACGCTGGCGTGGTTCATCCCCGGCAAGGGCGGGGATCACGACGTGAAGTTTGGCGCGCAGTACTCGTACTCCACCGCCTATAACACCAACCAGGGCAACCTGAACGGCACCTTCTCGTTTGGCCGCAGCAACGTGCCGTTCAATCCCGCGGTGCCGTCGACCTATCCCGACCGCCTGTCCATCCGCGTCGGCGGCCCGAACGTGTTCTACCAGAAGGCACACTATATTTCGGGATTCGCGCAGGACAAGTGGCGGCTCGGCAACAACGTGACGCTGAACCTCGGCGCCCGCTACGACGTGGAGCTGATTCCGTTCGCGGACGAAGACGACGACCCGCTGACGGACAAGCACCCGGTGGACTCCAACAACATCGCGCCGCGCCTCGGCTTCACCTACGACATCGGCGGCAAGAGCGTGGTCCGCATCGGTGTGGGGCGCTTCTTCGACAAGACGCACTTCGAAGTGATCGGCGGCCTCTACACCGGCACGCCGTTCACCGGCTCGTTCCTCGTCAACTTCCCGACCGCGGCGGCCGACAACGGCCCGCGCAACGGGCAGTTGCCGACCGACCCCTTCCTGGTCAACGGGCCGGTGCTGAACCGCACCCTGCTGAACCAGCTGTATCCGGGAGGCCAGCGGCTGCGGAACACCGGCGCCACCTGGGACAACCCCGATCGCCGGACGCCGTACACCGACGAAGTCAGCATCGGCTACGAACGGCAGCTGCGCGAGGAACTGAGCGTGAGCGTGGACTACGTCTACTCGCGCGGGCGCGACCTGCTGATGGCAAAGGTCCTCAACCCGCAGGTACGCTCCAACCCCACCGTCGCCGCGTCCACCTTGACGCGCGTGCCCAATACGCAGTTGGTCGCCGCCGTCGCGGACCTGGCGACTAAGTACCCCGGCTTTGCCCCGTTCACGACCAACGTCATCCAGTACCAGAACACCGGCGAGCTCGACTACAACGCGTTGATGCTCCAGGTGAAGAAGCGCTTCAGCAACAACTACAGCGCGCAGGTGTCGTACACGCTGGCGAAGTCGAACGGCAACACCTCGGGCAACGGCGCGCCGCAGAGCGGCTTCCAGCTGCGCGACGACATGCGGCTCGAACTGAACGAGGGACCGACCGACTTCGACAACCGGCACAACTTCACGGTGAGCGGCACCGCGCTGATTCCGCGGACCGGCGGCCTCAACGTCAGCTGGGTGGCGCGCGCGATCAGCGGCCGGCCGTTCAGCCTGGTCAACCAGAACGTCGATTCCGACCTGAACGGCCTGCTGACCGAACCGCTGCCAGTGGCCGAGTACAAGGGGAATGGCAACAACGCCTACACCGTCAGCAACTACAAGGCTGAGCGCAACGGCGCCTATGGCCCGGGCTTCTTCGGCCTCGACATGCGGCTCGGCTACGGCTTCCGCGTGCAGGGGCGCCGCCGCCTCGAGATCTCGGCGGACCTCTTCAACCTGACCAACCGCACCAACTTCGCGAACCCGAACGGCAACCAGGCATCCACGAACTTCCTGCTGCTCACGGCCTACAGCACCAGCTACTCGCCGAGAAAAGTGCAGATCGGCGCGCGGCTCGAGTTCTAG
- a CDS encoding GntR family transcriptional regulator, with the protein MVDKDSAPTAADNASQVERAYRSIKAGMIDGRYPPGAPLSEPALAAAHGMSRTPIREGLSRLWQEGYLDRVQGRGYFVARVTVQAVHDTFDVRRLLEGAAAARAAELATPDDVNVLRDLARLSGADDYREAEAMNARFHLAIARVARNTLAAELIERCLGQIDRFLSLGVAPAQFQGGASEAHLQIVDAIARRDPAGAKALMEDHLDCGSDRMKNALLRGEILGVGVR; encoded by the coding sequence ATGGTGGACAAAGACTCCGCGCCAACCGCCGCTGACAACGCCTCCCAGGTGGAGCGCGCCTACCGGAGCATCAAGGCCGGCATGATCGACGGCCGCTATCCGCCCGGCGCGCCCCTGTCGGAGCCGGCCCTGGCCGCCGCCCACGGCATGTCGCGCACCCCGATTCGCGAAGGCCTGTCGCGCTTGTGGCAGGAGGGCTACCTCGATCGCGTCCAGGGCCGCGGCTACTTCGTGGCCCGCGTCACGGTGCAAGCCGTCCACGACACCTTTGATGTCCGCCGGCTGTTGGAAGGTGCCGCCGCCGCGCGCGCGGCGGAGCTCGCGACGCCGGACGATGTGAACGTGTTGCGGGACCTGGCGCGGCTTTCGGGCGCCGACGACTATCGCGAAGCCGAGGCCATGAACGCCCGCTTCCACCTGGCGATTGCCCGCGTCGCGCGCAACACGCTCGCCGCCGAGCTGATCGAGCGGTGCCTCGGCCAGATCGATCGCTTCCTCTCGCTCGGCGTGGCGCCCGCCCAGTTCCAGGGCGGCGCCAGCGAAGCACACCTGCAGATTGTCGATGCCATCGCGAGGCGGGATCCTGCCGGCGCGAAGGCGTTGATGGAAGACCACCTCGACTGCGGCAGCGATCGCATGAAGAACGCACTGCTGCGCGGCGAGATTCTCGGCGTCGGCGTACGGTAG
- a CDS encoding ATP-binding protein → MFGREDHLLNVRRQLRRQPVVGLLGPRQIGKTTVARAIAAASGKAMTYFDLEDPADLRRLDDEATALADLKGLVVIDEVQRRPELFPVLRVLADRPRRPASFLVLGSASPHLLKQSSETLAGRVTYHELDGFGLADVGAASWRKLWLRGGYPRSYLARNDAESMAWRGDLRRTYIEQDLPALGPGYPARTIERVWEMLAHYHGQIWNGSEIARSFGVSHPTSRRYLDLLVDTFMVRLLPPWSENAGKRVVKSPKLYFRDVGLLHHLLGIQRADDLVRHPKVGASFEGFAIDAVIRRLGADRRECHFWATHQGAELDLLVVRGGTRLGFEIKHTVAPEVTKSMRIALTDLGLDRLDVIHVGKDTYPLTERIRAVAFDRLHQDVRPL, encoded by the coding sequence GTGTTCGGCCGCGAAGATCACCTCCTGAACGTCCGTCGCCAGCTTCGGCGTCAGCCCGTGGTCGGATTGCTCGGGCCGCGGCAGATCGGCAAGACCACGGTGGCGAGGGCCATTGCCGCCGCCAGCGGCAAGGCGATGACCTACTTCGACCTCGAGGACCCGGCTGACCTTCGCCGGCTGGACGACGAGGCCACCGCGCTCGCGGACCTGAAGGGGCTGGTCGTCATTGACGAGGTGCAGCGGCGACCCGAACTGTTCCCAGTGCTCCGGGTCCTGGCCGACCGGCCGCGGCGCCCGGCGTCATTTCTTGTCCTCGGCAGTGCCTCGCCGCACTTACTGAAGCAGAGTTCCGAGACGCTCGCCGGCCGCGTGACTTATCACGAGCTCGATGGCTTCGGTCTCGCCGACGTGGGCGCCGCATCCTGGCGGAAGCTCTGGCTGCGCGGCGGCTATCCCCGGAGCTACCTGGCTCGCAACGATGCCGAGAGCATGGCGTGGCGCGGCGACCTGCGACGCACCTACATTGAGCAGGACCTTCCTGCCCTGGGCCCCGGCTACCCGGCCAGGACCATCGAGCGCGTCTGGGAGATGCTCGCGCACTATCACGGCCAGATCTGGAACGGATCCGAGATCGCCCGCTCATTCGGCGTGTCGCACCCGACCAGCCGTCGCTACCTGGATCTGCTCGTCGACACCTTCATGGTGCGCCTGTTGCCGCCATGGAGCGAGAACGCCGGCAAGCGGGTCGTGAAATCCCCCAAGCTGTATTTCCGCGACGTCGGCCTCCTGCACCATCTGCTCGGCATCCAGCGCGCGGACGACCTGGTGCGGCACCCCAAGGTGGGCGCCTCCTTCGAGGGATTTGCCATCGACGCGGTGATCCGTCGTCTTGGCGCGGATCGTCGCGAGTGCCATTTCTGGGCCACGCACCAAGGGGCTGAACTGGACCTGCTCGTGGTCCGCGGCGGCACGCGGTTGGGCTTTGAGATCAAGCACACCGTGGCGCCGGAGGTGACCAAGTCCATGAGGATTGCGCTCACCGACCTTGGCCTCGATCGGCTCGATGTCATTCATGTCGGCAAGGACACCTACCCGCTGACGGAACGGATTCGGGCGGTGGCCTTCGATCGCCTGCACCAGGACGTGCGCCCCCTTTGA
- a CDS encoding ribonuclease HI family protein, whose product MITAYFDGGSRGNPGPAGWGAYIVDDAGTVLAELSGALGTATNNVAEYHGLIAALQWAADHDVTALAVKGDSLLLVEQMRGNYRVKNEGLKPLYLRAKMLVMQIGNVSFSHVPREMNKDADRLSNVGMDGNTR is encoded by the coding sequence TTGATTACTGCTTACTTCGACGGCGGCTCGCGGGGCAATCCTGGCCCCGCCGGCTGGGGCGCGTACATCGTCGACGACGCCGGCACCGTGCTGGCCGAGTTGAGCGGCGCCCTCGGCACCGCCACCAACAACGTCGCCGAGTACCACGGTCTCATTGCCGCCCTGCAATGGGCTGCGGATCACGACGTCACGGCGCTCGCGGTAAAGGGTGATTCCCTGCTGCTGGTCGAGCAGATGCGCGGCAACTACCGGGTGAAGAACGAAGGCCTCAAGCCGCTCTATTTGCGCGCGAAGATGCTGGTCATGCAGATCGGCAACGTCAGCTTTTCCCACGTGCCGCGCGAGATGAACAAGGACGCCGACCGGCTGTCGAACGTCGGCATGGACGGCAATACCCGCTAG
- a CDS encoding C4-type zinc ribbon domain-containing protein gives MLPDLERLIRLQEIESKAAVAAKAIAEAPGRIAALDALLHDATAALEAAKHALADSKTRRSLIDKDLAAVQQRQAKYKDQLMQVKTNEEFRAMQHQIDAAATEVGAQEEKILLNMMEVDEINATIKKAEAALKAAQAKVGTERGGIEQDVIVQQAVVIECATARASLIGGLNDKGLVDTFARIAKVRGTAVARAEGERCTVCQVRLRPAVFVNVLKNDQIVQCDSCNRILYFIAPQVPKAPEAPPAP, from the coding sequence ATGCTTCCCGATCTTGAACGCCTGATCCGACTGCAAGAGATCGAAAGCAAAGCCGCGGTGGCCGCCAAGGCCATCGCGGAGGCACCCGGCCGCATCGCTGCGCTCGACGCCCTCCTGCACGACGCCACCGCCGCCCTCGAGGCGGCCAAACACGCCCTCGCCGACAGCAAGACCCGCCGCAGCCTGATCGACAAGGACCTCGCCGCCGTCCAGCAGCGACAGGCCAAGTACAAAGACCAGTTGATGCAGGTCAAGACCAACGAAGAGTTCCGCGCGATGCAACATCAGATCGACGCCGCGGCGACCGAGGTTGGCGCACAGGAAGAGAAGATCCTGCTCAACATGATGGAGGTCGACGAGATCAACGCCACTATCAAGAAGGCCGAGGCCGCCCTGAAGGCTGCCCAGGCCAAGGTGGGCACCGAGCGCGGCGGCATCGAACAGGACGTCATCGTGCAGCAGGCCGTGGTGATCGAGTGCGCCACCGCCCGCGCCAGCCTGATCGGCGGGCTGAACGACAAGGGCCTGGTTGACACCTTCGCCCGCATCGCCAAGGTCCGCGGCACCGCCGTCGCCCGCGCCGAAGGCGAGCGCTGCACGGTGTGCCAGGTCCGCCTCCGTCCCGCGGTGTTCGTCAACGTGTTGAAGAACGATCAGATCGTGCAGTGCGACAGCTGCAACCGGATTCTCTACTTCATCGCACCTCAGGTACCCAAGGCACCTGAGGCACCTCCGGCACCTTGA